In the genome of Chryseobacterium sp. G0186, the window TGATCAGGAATTTGATATCAATGAGTTCATCCAGGAATTCAGAAATGGCTGCATCTTCAAAGTTTTCAGAAAATATTTTTTTTATTTCGCTATACTTCGTGAAATGAGCAATATCGGAAATGCGTTCCAGATATTCATTTACTTCCAATGATGATAATTGGTGTTTTTCTCCAGTATCAGTTTTTACAGGTTCCTGATATCGGTATTGTCCGGGAATTTTAGCCAGTGTATTATTAACTTTATATCTTAATTTTCCTCTGATATTTTCATTGTTTTCAATATGAGATTTGATCTCTGTCAGAAAATCCATATCAATCCGGGCCTTTCGGGCGATAGGCTCCGTATCGGGGGCATTACCTATATGCTGCAGGGCTACTCCCGCCATTGTTCCGTACGGAGTACACCGTGTACTTGAACGGATCACATATTTTTTAAGGGTATGAAGTAATCTCGGAATTTTATCTTCCTTGAGTTGTTTTTTTCTATAGCTTATGATAAGTGCGTATAGATCCGGGGAGCTCCAATAGATGGATGAAACAAAAGTATCATTATCAATGAGTTCCTTTACCACCTCTTCTATATTTCTAGTTTCCTCTTGATCATTAAATAATATGTCATAAGAGAACAGAGGTTTTCTTATGACATATTTATCGTAGGTCTCATATTTATTCATACTATTCTGTGAAATTGATCTTCCAATGGAGATTAGATTTTCAACAAAAATATCATATAAATTATAAATAAGACTAAATTCTTATGCGATCTGTAACTGATTTCTAACAAGGTTAAAATAAGTAGATCTGTTTTGTAGTAAAAGTTCGTGGTTTCCAACTTCTTTTACTTCTCCTTTATCTAAAACAATAATCTGATCTGCATTCATTACCGTGCTCAGTCTATGGGCTATGATAATGGCTGTTCTATCTTCCAGGAAAGAGTACAATTTTCGTTGAATGATAGATTCATTTTCGGCATCCAGAGCTGATGTAGCTTCATCAAAGAAAACATAGCTAGGGTTTTTATAAACAGATCTTGCAATCAATATTCTTTGTTTTTGTCCGCCGGACATTCCGTTTCCGGCTTCTCCAACAATGGTATTTACTCCTAAAGGAAGATTATCTACATAATCATTTAGATGAGCAATATCCAGGGCTTCTTTTAATCTTCCATAATCTACATTCTCATCAGCCATCACAATGTTTTTAAGAATGGAGCCAGAGAAAATATATCCATCCTGCATCACCACTCCAATATTTTTTCTCAGATCCGTTGGAGAAACATTTTTCATGTCCTGGTTATTATAAAATATCTCCCCTTGATATGTTCCATAAAACTGTAATAATAGTTTCATAAGGGTTGTCTTTCCACTTCCGCTGGTTCCTACAATAGCTGTAGTTTTTCCTTGGGGAATAAAAAGATTGATATCTTTTAATATAGGTTTTGAAAAAGGATCAGAATAAACGAATGAAACGTTTGTTAATCTAATTCCTAAGTTAATATGAGGATCATTTGGTGGATATATCTGTAGCTTTTCCTGCTCTCCTTTTTCTTCTTCCTCATAATAATTCACATCCTCCAGCCTTTCTAAACTTAATTTTGCAGCCTGCAATGATTTGAAGAAAACGATAAGCTGATCAATAGGAGAGTTTAATTGCCCTATAATGAAAGAGATACTTAATAGCATTCCTAATGTCATTTCTCCTTTTATTACCAGAGATGCTGCCATAAAGGTTACTAAAATATTTTTTACCTGGTTCAAAAATGCAAATCCTGAGCTTTGTATCTGATCTATTTTTAATAAATCTGAACTTACTTCATAAATTTTATTTTGAATGCCTTTCCAATTCTCTCTCTGGTGCTCTTCGTACTGATTAATTTTAATCTCAGAAATCCCTTCTACAATTTCATATATTGCTTCCAGATTTAAACTTTTATACTTAAATCTTTTATATTCAAGGCCTTCTCTTTTTTTCACCCAGTATATCGACCAAAGAACAGAAATTACCGTCATGGAAAGATAAAAAACCATAATTCCCATATTGTAGTATCCCAGCACTCCAAAAAACACTACAAAAGTAAGTAAGGAGAAAACAGTGGTTAAACTCTGGGAGGTCAGAAATTGTTCAATTTTTACATGGTCCTGCATTCTTTGCGAAAAATCTCCTTTCATTCGAATATCGAAGAAATTGATTGGTAATCTAAGCAATTTATCCAGATAGGTAGATATAATCGTAATATTAATCTTTGTTCCCATCACAAGGGTAATCCTATTTCTGATCATTTCTATTGTAATGGATCCCAGAAATACAAATAGCTGACCTATCAATATATAGGTTACAATGGGTAAGCTTTTGGAGTTGATCCCTTTATCAATTAGTTTTTCTGTAAGAAAAGGAAATGCCAACGTAGATAATGAGCCTATCAGCAACAGGACAAACAAAACCGTAAAGTTGTTTGTATGTGATGATACATATCTTTTCAACGATTTATAAAAAGAATGCGATTTAGCGTCGGATTCTATATTATAAAAATCTTCAGTAGGCTCTAATAAAAGTACAACCCCACTTCTTGCTTCTGTATCTGTTACCCATGCTTTTTCGAGATCGCTTTCTTTTATTTTATGTTTTCCCTTTCCTGGATCAGCAATGTAGAATTCTTTCTCTTTTGTAAAAAAATTATTTTTAATATCGTAAAGAACTACAAAGTGATTTTGTTCCCAGTGAAGGATAAGAGGAAACATATCTTTGGATAGGTCATCAATAGAAACTTTTGCTCCAAATGAGTCGAACCCAAGTCTGTCTGCTCCATATTTTATTCCCAGTAATGATACTCCTTCTTTCGAAAGAAAACACAGTTCCCGGACTTTTTCAATACTAAAGTATTTTCCGTAGTGATCAGCAATCATACATAATGACGCAGGACCGCAATCCATCTGATCATGTTGTGCTATAAATTTCATTTTTATTAGTTTTATTGTGGTTTTTAATCCCGATTGCCATTCTATAATATTTCTCAAGCAAACCATATAATATCAATTCGTGGTGCCTAGGCTTAGTTTTAACGATCCTGTTGATATTCATATGAATATAGCTATCTATTAATCCTGAATGATATGGTCTTTTCAGATTACTGAAAGAGATTCTTTTCAGACTTTGCTTTCTGTAATTAAAAATATAGGAGATTGATTCCGGAACATGATCATGCATTACCACATTCATAATGTCAGCTTTTAGATCTCGGAACTTGGTATCAATTACTTTCTTGTAGTATTTCTCTTCACCAAATTCTCTCCAAAATTTTTCAAACAGATTTTTAGCCTGGATATGTCTTTCTTCTAAAGACACTTCAAATCTATCATATAAATGATCTACAGACTTTAATACATAAGGCCAAATAGAAGCATCTGTAGTATCAAATTCTTTCAATAATTTGGAGACGAATACACTATCATGATAAAATAAGGATTCGGAATCGTCAATATTTTTAAAAGCATATCGTTCCAATTCTCTCACGTAATTTCCAAATTCTACTTTCCAAATCAATTTACTTTCGATTAATGGACTAAGCTCTTCATTAATGGATCGTAAGACGTCTGATATTTTTGAAAGATCTTTAACCTGGATTCTCAATCTCAAATGATATTCCGGATCGTTGTATCTAATGTAGAACCATTTACTAATGTATTCCTGATCTGCGATTTTAGGAAAAATTTCTTTTATCAATTTATCTGATGCATAGACACTTGTAAATATTTTAGCAAAAATCCATTCATCACCTAATGTAAAAGTCCTTTTAACATCTTTTTCTGTTTCCTTATATAATACTTTTTCCAAAGGTGGATAAAAAACAATGTTTTTTTCTCTTTCAGTATTTTCCACAGAAAATAGAACCTCGTTAAAGAAATCGTCCTCATTGATATCACCAATAAACTCTCTTAATTGTACTTTATTATTTTTAATAATTTCATTAAGAATAAGCTGTAAACAGAAGATATTTGTAGTATCTAATATCATTCTATCTTCATTATAACTCACCAATATGACATACTGAGGGATATTTTTTCCTTCGATATATTTTTTCAGTTCTGATATCTGTGGTTTAGGATTTTTAGAAACTTTTTCAGCGAAAATATTCCAGGTTTCACGATATAGAACAATATCATTTCCATAAGTAATTCGTGGAGTGTGCAAAACTCTATCTGGTTTCAGATCTCCGAAATCAATATCTAATCCGTTGGGTCTGTATTCATATTGAAGATCTCCCAGGAACTTCATGATAGGCAATGGATTACTTCCATAATTGAATGCTGTACTAAAGAATGGAATAATTTGTTTTCTTTTTTGTTTTGAAAAAAGGATAAACTTATTATTCAAAAACTTTACATAGATATCATTGAGAGGAATGCTTTCTCCATTAGCTCCGCTTGATAAGATATTGATCTCGTAAGGGCGCTGCACATTCTTCACCATGATATTTCCTGCTCTGATGTTAGAAATATAGTCAATTTCACAAGCCAAAACTTCTTCAGGATGAATATTTTCTCTCTCAATAATCTGGTTACAGGCATTAAGAATATTCTGATCTCCTTTAGCAAATCTTGCCAAAAGGTTTACT includes:
- a CDS encoding peptidase domain-containing ABC transporter, with product MKFIAQHDQMDCGPASLCMIADHYGKYFSIEKVRELCFLSKEGVSLLGIKYGADRLGFDSFGAKVSIDDLSKDMFPLILHWEQNHFVVLYDIKNNFFTKEKEFYIADPGKGKHKIKESDLEKAWVTDTEARSGVVLLLEPTEDFYNIESDAKSHSFYKSLKRYVSSHTNNFTVLFVLLLIGSLSTLAFPFLTEKLIDKGINSKSLPIVTYILIGQLFVFLGSITIEMIRNRITLVMGTKINITIISTYLDKLLRLPINFFDIRMKGDFSQRMQDHVKIEQFLTSQSLTTVFSLLTFVVFFGVLGYYNMGIMVFYLSMTVISVLWSIYWVKKREGLEYKRFKYKSLNLEAIYEIVEGISEIKINQYEEHQRENWKGIQNKIYEVSSDLLKIDQIQSSGFAFLNQVKNILVTFMAASLVIKGEMTLGMLLSISFIIGQLNSPIDQLIVFFKSLQAAKLSLERLEDVNYYEEEEKGEQEKLQIYPPNDPHINLGIRLTNVSFVYSDPFSKPILKDINLFIPQGKTTAIVGTSGSGKTTLMKLLLQFYGTYQGEIFYNNQDMKNVSPTDLRKNIGVVMQDGYIFSGSILKNIVMADENVDYGRLKEALDIAHLNDYVDNLPLGVNTIVGEAGNGMSGGQKQRILIARSVYKNPSYVFFDEATSALDAENESIIQRKLYSFLEDRTAIIIAHRLSTVMNADQIIVLDKGEVKEVGNHELLLQNRSTYFNLVRNQLQIA
- a CDS encoding lantibiotic dehydratase, with protein sequence METTKIFDHTIVRRPIFEQKSIKNIPDSTEGLIAFVRELYNNTKFREGVYIASQELYSEWEKAVKNNTLNEGLAFSILKYYIRSFSSAVPFGLFSSHGINTDEKAEQSRYTYLDTVILYAFLRKINKEDIIRKSVLRLNDTIYEVGDQYRYIETIITSGNVSYNISSVDRDDLIEMVLSNFGTRNFRYEDFRDFIFENIDHEGEESVYNYIIQLFENKIIMSDISVTLNKNEALDIFISFLKKGDTEDPLYQSLIRIKSILEQINENVFNEDFSLYELVYAELDALAIPYDKSKTLCTNYIRTTNLILPEDINEKLVDTVNVLSEITKKTKKLKTLEDFKAEFYKKYEEREVSILELFDNDIGLLYGKKGSEVEGYSDLVDDVEFGSKKDKKIASDNDLVTGFWERLFSEKHAVINLKNHDLSAFGKKATQRGSYSLLTSIADGKVILKTAGGSSAVNLLARFAKGDQNILNACNQIIERENIHPEEVLACEIDYISNIRAGNIMVKNVQRPYEINILSSGANGESIPLNDIYVKFLNNKFILFSKQKRKQIIPFFSTAFNYGSNPLPIMKFLGDLQYEYRPNGLDIDFGDLKPDRVLHTPRITYGNDIVLYRETWNIFAEKVSKNPKPQISELKKYIEGKNIPQYVILVSYNEDRMILDTTNIFCLQLILNEIIKNNKVQLREFIGDINEDDFFNEVLFSVENTEREKNIVFYPPLEKVLYKETEKDVKRTFTLGDEWIFAKIFTSVYASDKLIKEIFPKIADQEYISKWFYIRYNDPEYHLRLRIQVKDLSKISDVLRSINEELSPLIESKLIWKVEFGNYVRELERYAFKNIDDSESLFYHDSVFVSKLLKEFDTTDASIWPYVLKSVDHLYDRFEVSLEERHIQAKNLFEKFWREFGEEKYYKKVIDTKFRDLKADIMNVVMHDHVPESISYIFNYRKQSLKRISFSNLKRPYHSGLIDSYIHMNINRIVKTKPRHHELILYGLLEKYYRMAIGIKNHNKTNKNEIYSTT